One region of Vibrio sp. FE10 genomic DNA includes:
- a CDS encoding chitinase C-terminal domain-containing protein — translation MHLNQGRVAKKVFTLSTLTASCLMAFNSYAAVDCSTLEAWDSATVYTGGDQVSHDGSAYSANYWNQNNNPSQFEGDYAQWKKLDVCSGNGGGGTPNEAPTASLTAPTASDVIVEGDNVVLSATALDADGNVASVEFFVDGASVAVVTSAPFEAAWSATSGNHQVSVVATDNEGAASVARAVSVSVDSAQPGNEAPTVSVALSATSVDVGGVVTFTAMAADSDGTVDKVDFYVAGALVGTAATSPYTLDYTTTQAGSLAVYAKATDNQGAAADSALASLTVNGAATVSTCRPDGLYQTQGVDVPYCTIYDDEGREKMGADHPRRVIGYFTSWRAGDDPQAAYLVNDIPWEQLTHINYAFVSIGSDGKVNVGDVNDPNNAAVSKEWPGVEVDPELGFKGHFGALATAKKKHGVKTLISIGGWAETGGHFATDGSRVADGGFYTMTTNADGSINHQGIETFATSAVEMLRKYQFDGLDIDYEYPTSMAGAGNPYDKDFMEPRRQYLWASYQVLMKVLREKLDAASAQDGNHYMLTIAAPSSGYLLRGMETFDVTKYLDYVNIMSYDLHGAWNDHVGHNAALFDTGKDSELAQWNVYGTAAYGGIGYLNTDWAYHYFRGSMPAGRINIGVPYYTRGWQGVTGGENGLWGRAALPNQAECSAGTGEGEKNNCGHGAIGIDNMWHDTDPKGNEMGAGSNPMWHAKNLEKGIWGSYAEAYKLDPVNDPSDVLAGTYTRNYDSVAVAPWLWNAEKGVFLSTEDKQSIDVKADYVIDKEIGGIMFWELAGDYNCYVLDANGNRTSIDTTEQACNSGNGEFHMGNTMTKAIYDKFKSATPYGNKVATGAIPTEALDITVSVGGFKVGDQNYPINPKITFTNNTGQALPGGTEFQFDIPVSAPDNAKDQSGGGLTVIASGHTRADNIGGLDGTMHRVAFTLPTWEELPAGGVYELDMVYYLPISGPANYAVSVNGVDYAFSFEQPDLPLGDISTGGGNPGDGGTNPGTCDTAGLAVYPDLPQKDWAGNPSHANTGDQVVHNGSIYQANWWTSSEPGSDGSWTQVCS, via the coding sequence ATGCACCTAAACCAAGGAAGAGTGGCCAAGAAGGTTTTTACACTCAGTACTCTCACCGCGTCATGCTTGATGGCGTTCAACAGTTATGCGGCTGTTGATTGTTCAACGTTGGAAGCGTGGGACTCTGCCACGGTATACACCGGTGGTGATCAGGTTTCACATGACGGCAGCGCGTACTCAGCAAATTACTGGAATCAAAACAACAACCCGAGCCAATTTGAAGGTGACTATGCACAGTGGAAAAAGCTAGATGTGTGTAGCGGCAATGGAGGCGGTGGTACACCAAATGAAGCACCAACGGCTTCGTTAACAGCACCAACGGCGTCAGATGTGATTGTTGAAGGTGACAACGTCGTATTAAGCGCAACAGCACTGGACGCTGATGGAAATGTTGCTTCTGTAGAATTTTTTGTCGATGGTGCTTCGGTCGCGGTGGTGACATCGGCACCATTCGAAGCAGCTTGGTCTGCAACGTCTGGCAACCATCAAGTTTCAGTTGTTGCAACGGACAATGAAGGCGCAGCGAGTGTTGCAAGAGCGGTTTCTGTATCTGTTGATTCAGCACAGCCAGGGAATGAAGCGCCGACAGTTTCAGTCGCCCTTTCAGCGACGTCTGTGGATGTTGGTGGTGTAGTTACCTTTACAGCAATGGCAGCAGACAGCGATGGCACTGTCGATAAGGTTGATTTCTACGTAGCAGGTGCCCTTGTGGGTACAGCAGCGACAAGCCCATACACACTAGACTACACAACGACTCAAGCAGGCTCTTTAGCAGTTTACGCGAAAGCGACCGACAACCAAGGCGCTGCGGCTGATTCAGCACTGGCTTCTTTGACAGTAAATGGCGCAGCGACAGTGAGCACATGTCGTCCTGATGGCTTGTATCAAACTCAAGGTGTCGATGTACCTTACTGTACGATTTACGATGATGAAGGCCGTGAGAAGATGGGCGCGGATCACCCACGTCGTGTGATTGGTTACTTCACAAGCTGGCGTGCAGGGGATGACCCACAAGCCGCTTACTTAGTAAATGATATTCCTTGGGAACAACTTACACACATTAACTACGCTTTCGTGAGCATTGGCTCAGATGGCAAAGTAAATGTGGGTGACGTAAACGATCCAAATAACGCAGCGGTGAGTAAAGAATGGCCGGGCGTGGAAGTTGATCCTGAATTAGGCTTCAAAGGTCACTTTGGTGCGTTAGCGACAGCGAAGAAAAAACATGGCGTTAAAACGTTAATCTCTATTGGTGGTTGGGCTGAAACCGGTGGTCACTTTGCGACTGATGGCAGCCGAGTGGCTGATGGTGGTTTCTATACCATGACAACCAATGCTGACGGCTCTATCAACCATCAAGGTATCGAAACATTCGCGACTTCCGCGGTTGAGATGCTTCGTAAGTACCAATTCGATGGTCTAGATATCGATTACGAATACCCAACCTCAATGGCGGGCGCAGGTAATCCATACGATAAAGACTTTATGGAGCCACGTCGTCAATATCTATGGGCTTCGTACCAAGTGTTGATGAAAGTGTTGCGTGAGAAGCTTGATGCAGCCTCTGCGCAAGATGGCAATCACTACATGTTAACTATCGCGGCGCCTTCTTCTGGTTACCTACTGCGCGGTATGGAAACATTCGATGTCACCAAATACCTCGATTACGTAAACATTATGTCTTATGACCTTCACGGTGCGTGGAACGATCACGTTGGTCATAACGCTGCATTGTTTGATACAGGTAAAGATTCAGAGTTAGCACAGTGGAACGTTTACGGCACTGCGGCTTACGGTGGAATCGGTTATCTGAACACGGATTGGGCTTACCATTACTTCCGTGGTTCTATGCCAGCAGGTCGTATTAACATCGGTGTGCCTTACTACACTCGTGGTTGGCAAGGTGTGACAGGTGGCGAAAATGGTCTTTGGGGCCGAGCTGCACTTCCAAACCAAGCTGAATGTTCAGCTGGGACAGGTGAAGGCGAGAAAAACAATTGTGGTCATGGCGCCATTGGTATCGACAACATGTGGCACGATACCGATCCGAAGGGCAACGAAATGGGCGCTGGCTCTAACCCAATGTGGCACGCTAAGAACCTAGAGAAAGGTATTTGGGGTTCTTACGCTGAGGCTTACAAGCTTGATCCTGTGAACGATCCATCGGATGTTTTAGCTGGTACTTACACGCGTAACTATGACAGCGTGGCGGTTGCTCCTTGGTTGTGGAATGCAGAGAAGGGCGTATTCCTTTCAACGGAAGACAAACAGTCTATTGATGTGAAAGCAGACTACGTTATCGACAAAGAGATCGGCGGCATCATGTTCTGGGAGCTAGCAGGGGATTATAACTGTTATGTACTCGATGCGAATGGCAACCGAACTTCAATCGATACGACCGAACAAGCGTGTAATAGCGGTAACGGTGAGTTCCACATGGGTAACACCATGACGAAAGCTATCTACGATAAGTTTAAGTCTGCGACTCCATATGGAAACAAAGTGGCGACGGGCGCTATCCCGACAGAAGCATTAGATATTACGGTTTCAGTTGGTGGTTTCAAAGTCGGTGACCAAAACTACCCAATCAATCCTAAGATCACGTTTACAAACAACACAGGTCAAGCACTTCCGGGTGGTACCGAGTTCCAGTTTGACATCCCAGTGTCAGCACCTGATAACGCGAAAGATCAATCGGGTGGTGGTTTAACTGTGATTGCTTCGGGTCATACTCGTGCAGATAACATTGGTGGATTAGATGGAACCATGCACCGAGTGGCGTTTACTTTGCCTACATGGGAAGAGCTTCCAGCGGGTGGTGTGTATGAGCTAGATATGGTGTATTACTTGCCAATCTCGGGCCCTGCTAACTATGCAGTGAGCGTGAATGGTGTCGATTATGCCTTTAGCTTTGAGCAACCAGACCTACCTTTAGGTGATATCAGCACTGGTGGCGGTAACCCTGGCGATGGTGGTACAAACCCAGGTACATGTGATACAGCTGGTTTAGCGGTTTACCCAGACTTACCTCAGAAAGATTGGGCAGGTAATCCAAGCCATGCAAACACAGGGGACCAAGTGGTTCACAACGGCAGTATTTACCAAGCAAACTGGTGGACAAGTTCTGAACCAGGTAGTGATGGTAGTTGGACTCAGGTTTGTTCTTAA
- a CDS encoding sensor domain-containing diguanylate cyclase, which yields MKVRRKYILSFSIVLAVVSLILSAVQFNRTKESLLESNQFFFRTIVNASYDIVDTTVNEAIKTYLKGVTDTVASHTLRVTPEQEVEEVIRIANELVIGESGYVYLMSPQGIHLYHPFLQGQNRAHLTHIQQQLSLQSGMTQYSHANPHEVGKRAKVAYSVRLPSGNTLVATTYKDELMYLVDLEALKDKLRKYSYGDSGYVYIVDLRGELVLQPNFEHEHLKALIDDSSELLIDKVVAEPEGHFSYSISTEDGTTSKNIFYKFYPYLNWVISAGVLEQELNKNHSLLLASLMTLVVSLLSIIVVLVLYLRHRHLKILDVASLDYLTGLHSRRSFIEQIKLRISDNSPYPLQGVGVILLDIDHFKSVNDLHGHAQGDSVICAVAKTLKQFTNSHRLIARYGGEEFILVTFDCDELQLFELSEALRHRVEQIEGLVSPVTVSAGCCYAQVLFQIEGTIEKADKALYQAKESGRNNTQMYRENEYRIAYT from the coding sequence TTGAAAGTCAGACGTAAATACATTCTTAGTTTCTCAATTGTGCTGGCCGTAGTTTCTCTGATCCTCTCTGCTGTTCAATTCAACCGAACGAAAGAATCACTATTAGAATCCAACCAATTTTTCTTTCGTACGATTGTGAACGCGAGTTACGACATCGTGGACACCACAGTTAACGAAGCGATCAAAACCTATCTCAAAGGTGTGACTGATACCGTCGCCTCTCACACACTGCGTGTAACTCCAGAACAAGAAGTCGAAGAAGTCATCCGAATTGCCAACGAATTGGTGATTGGAGAGTCTGGTTATGTCTATCTGATGTCACCCCAAGGAATTCATCTGTATCACCCGTTTTTACAAGGGCAAAATCGCGCGCATTTAACCCATATTCAACAACAACTGAGCTTACAGTCTGGAATGACCCAGTACTCGCACGCTAATCCACATGAAGTCGGCAAGCGTGCGAAGGTCGCGTACTCGGTGAGGTTACCGAGTGGTAATACATTGGTGGCGACCACTTATAAAGATGAGCTGATGTATTTGGTTGATCTCGAAGCGCTGAAAGACAAGCTGAGAAAGTACTCGTATGGCGATAGTGGCTATGTGTATATCGTTGATTTACGCGGCGAGTTAGTCCTACAACCCAACTTTGAACATGAGCACTTAAAAGCTTTGATTGATGATTCTTCAGAGTTGCTTATCGATAAAGTCGTCGCTGAGCCCGAAGGCCACTTCAGTTACTCAATCTCTACAGAAGACGGCACGACAAGTAAAAACATCTTCTACAAGTTTTATCCGTATCTGAATTGGGTGATTTCGGCGGGAGTCTTGGAACAAGAGCTCAACAAAAACCACAGTTTGCTGCTTGCAAGCTTGATGACGTTGGTCGTCAGTCTGCTGAGTATCATTGTTGTTCTGGTGCTTTACCTGCGGCATCGTCATTTAAAGATCTTAGATGTGGCAAGCCTTGATTATCTAACAGGGCTTCATAGCCGACGCAGTTTTATTGAACAGATAAAGCTGAGAATATCGGATAACTCACCTTACCCTTTGCAAGGCGTAGGTGTGATTTTGCTGGATATTGATCATTTCAAGTCGGTGAACGACCTACACGGACACGCGCAGGGTGACAGCGTAATTTGTGCCGTCGCAAAAACCTTAAAGCAGTTCACAAATAGTCATCGCTTGATTGCTCGTTATGGCGGAGAAGAGTTTATTCTGGTTACCTTTGATTGTGATGAGCTTCAGTTGTTTGAATTATCAGAAGCGTTGAGACACAGGGTTGAGCAGATAGAAGGTTTGGTATCACCTGTGACGGTGAGTGCGGGTTGTTGCTACGCTCAGGTGTTGTTTCAGATAGAAGGTACAATCGAAAAAGCCGATAAAGCGCTTTACCAAGCTAAAGAGAGTGGTCGCAATAATACTCAGATGTATCGTGAGAATGAATATCGCATTGCGTATACCTGA
- a CDS encoding YgjV family protein, with product MEFNMVEILGYAASIMVAISLTMKDIVRLRVLNFIGCALFTAYGIMIDAWPVAATNGFIACVNIYFLAKMQKEKKTEAMKAAKA from the coding sequence ATGGAATTCAATATGGTTGAAATTTTAGGTTACGCTGCGTCTATTATGGTCGCAATTTCATTAACAATGAAAGACATCGTTCGTCTGCGTGTCCTTAACTTTATTGGCTGTGCTCTCTTCACAGCATACGGCATCATGATTGATGCATGGCCAGTTGCAGCCACCAACGGCTTTATCGCTTGTGTAAACATCTACTTCCTTGCAAAAATGCAAAAGGAAAAAAAAACGGAAGCGATGAAAGCAGCGAAAGCATAA
- a CDS encoding DUF4136 domain-containing protein, giving the protein MIKRSICATKSIKKAALLVLMAVGLTACTTQEQPTVHDYGVVTSGDFEFMKNGVKTYSWHPRSEQVYLSQKYDETVVTDMVRDAIEDQLSAKGYSLEQGGGIGDVVVGFGLAEESELNDNSIFDAVQLSTGVPFYDGKGKLAEKGSLYIVFSVPNSEVIQWRALAQSGIQPKLGTGESKQRISGFVEMLFRHMPQRSN; this is encoded by the coding sequence ATGATAAAACGTTCCATTTGTGCAACAAAAAGCATAAAAAAAGCCGCTCTATTGGTGTTAATGGCAGTTGGACTGACTGCTTGTACGACACAAGAACAGCCAACAGTACATGACTATGGTGTGGTGACCAGTGGTGACTTCGAATTCATGAAAAATGGGGTGAAGACATACTCATGGCACCCGCGCTCGGAACAGGTATACCTCTCGCAAAAATACGATGAAACTGTAGTGACCGATATGGTGCGTGACGCGATTGAAGATCAATTGTCTGCGAAAGGATATAGCCTAGAGCAGGGAGGCGGTATTGGCGATGTGGTGGTTGGTTTCGGCTTAGCTGAAGAATCAGAGCTCAATGATAATTCGATTTTTGATGCGGTTCAGCTTTCTACTGGTGTTCCATTCTATGATGGCAAAGGTAAATTGGCCGAAAAAGGTTCACTGTACATTGTGTTCTCGGTGCCGAATTCAGAAGTGATACAGTGGCGGGCACTAGCGCAATCTGGTATTCAACCGAAACTGGGAACAGGTGAAAGCAAACAACGTATTTCGGGCTTTGTTGAGATGCTATTTAGACACATGCCACAA